From Natrinema salaciae, the proteins below share one genomic window:
- a CDS encoding methyltransferase, with product MTVDSPNPERILDIGQGFWASKTLMSATKLGVFTELDRNGPQTVEELEDALGLHPRGSRDFLDALVALDLLDREDGQYRNTPESAAFLVEGKPTSFAGWFEMINDRLYPFWSNLETALRTGRTQNELDDEQTHPFEGVIYQDDEILEQFVGAMTSLSMGAAEVFAHEFPWKDHETVVDLGTSEGIVPKRIAEENDHVHAIGADLPRIEPYFQDFAGKSPAADRIEFQAADFFADEPLPAADVYILGHILHDWGLDDKRAILAKVAEAVNPGGAIIVYGTMIDEERRDAELPLLMSLNMLIETPDGSDYTAGQCIEWVHEAGFEGGEAKPLPGPDTMVVARK from the coding sequence CATCAAAGACGCTGATGAGTGCCACCAAACTCGGCGTCTTCACCGAACTCGACCGTAATGGGCCTCAGACCGTCGAGGAGTTGGAGGACGCGCTCGGTCTGCATCCGCGGGGTTCACGGGATTTCCTGGATGCGTTGGTCGCGCTCGATTTGCTCGACCGTGAGGACGGCCAGTATCGGAACACGCCTGAATCCGCTGCGTTCCTCGTGGAGGGTAAACCCACGTCGTTCGCCGGTTGGTTCGAAATGATCAACGACCGGCTGTATCCGTTCTGGAGCAACCTCGAAACGGCGCTCCGAACCGGCCGGACCCAGAATGAACTCGACGACGAGCAGACTCACCCGTTCGAGGGTGTCATCTACCAGGATGATGAGATTCTCGAACAGTTCGTCGGCGCGATGACCAGCCTCAGTATGGGTGCGGCAGAGGTCTTCGCGCACGAGTTCCCCTGGAAGGACCACGAGACAGTTGTCGATTTAGGCACCAGTGAAGGAATTGTTCCAAAGCGCATCGCAGAGGAGAACGACCACGTCCACGCCATCGGAGCTGATCTGCCCCGGATTGAACCGTACTTCCAAGACTTCGCCGGGAAGAGTCCGGCCGCCGACCGCATCGAATTCCAAGCCGCTGATTTCTTCGCTGACGAGCCACTGCCCGCAGCGGATGTCTACATTCTCGGCCACATCCTCCACGACTGGGGGCTCGACGACAAGCGAGCGATCCTCGCGAAGGTCGCCGAGGCAGTCAATCCGGGCGGGGCCATCATCGTCTACGGAACGATGATCGACGAGGAGCGCCGCGACGCCGAACTACCGTTGCTCATGAGCCTGAACATGCTGATCGAGACGCCTGACGGCTCCGATTATACGGCCGGCCAGTGTATCGAATGGGTCCACGAGGCGGGCTTCGAAGGTGGAGAGGCAAAACCGCTCCCGGGTCCGGATACGATGGTTGTGGCGAGGAAGTAA